One stretch of Methanoregula sp. DNA includes these proteins:
- a CDS encoding AglZ/HisF2 family acetamidino modification protein, with the protein MLQKRIIPCLLLKDGLLVKTIQFNNPRHIGEPIYAIKIFNDYEVDELVIVDIMASRRDAAGAQCSKNGIPFSLISKISDESCMPITYGGGVKTLIDIDQLFKSGVEKVCINTGGVTNPDFIRQASSEFGSQSIVASIDVKGTNDSSYEVYSNGGEVPLGTGPVECAIRMERAGAGEILLNSIDRDGTMTGYDIPLIKEVSSSVHIPVIALGGAGTMEDFSCALHEGGASAAAAGSMFVYFGKKRAVLINYPTKTEIQEILT; encoded by the coding sequence ATGCTCCAGAAAAGAATTATTCCCTGCCTTCTTTTAAAAGACGGACTTCTTGTGAAAACAATCCAGTTCAATAATCCCCGCCACATCGGCGAACCAATCTATGCGATAAAAATTTTCAATGATTACGAAGTGGATGAACTGGTGATTGTCGACATCATGGCATCCCGGAGGGATGCTGCCGGTGCGCAATGCTCAAAGAATGGTATCCCATTTTCCCTGATTTCGAAAATCTCCGATGAAAGCTGCATGCCGATTACCTATGGCGGGGGTGTAAAAACCCTGATAGATATAGACCAGTTGTTTAAATCAGGAGTCGAGAAGGTCTGCATCAATACCGGCGGGGTAACGAATCCGGATTTCATTCGACAGGCTTCGTCAGAATTCGGGAGTCAGAGCATTGTCGCCTCCATTGATGTGAAGGGGACAAACGATAGTTCGTATGAAGTTTATTCAAATGGCGGAGAAGTCCCCCTCGGTACTGGGCCAGTAGAATGCGCAATACGTATGGAGAGGGCGGGTGCTGGAGAGATCCTTCTCAACTCCATTGACCGCGATGGAACTATGACCGGTTACGATATTCCACTTATCAAGGAGGTATCGTCATCAGTCCATATTCCGGTAATAGCACTGGGGGGTGCCGGAACAATGGAGGATTTTAGTTGTGCACTTCATGAGGGTGGGGCATCTGCAGCTGCAGCAGGAAGTATGTTTGTGTATTTTGGAAAAAAGAGGGCGGTGTTGATCAATTATCCAACGAAAACGGAAATTCAGGAGATACTCACATGA
- a CDS encoding glycosyltransferase: protein MNDPNFKILFFTDSYPYSSAAEDTFIEPELPHLMTAFSSISLIPKSSEGEKKDVSNGIYVDLSLAQLLMSNCFIAYLVHNTLLSVTSKIFYREILKKPKKTLHPVSIVRLILFLGTAIQTKKWVEKYIISNNIDFSKTIFYTYWNYGTTMGICFAKEIYPEMIVISRAHAADLYEEQHNPHYIPFRPEIFKSINKVFADSENGKKYLLTQYPEGDSIIRLSQMGVNVQDFITASSNDGIFRIVSCSYFVTFKRIDLLILGLCELGKMRKNQVFEWVHIGDGPLRSELEKVANETLPKNIRHSFLGILPNPDLIEYYKNNKIDVFINVSASEGTPVSIMEAQSCSIPVIATSVGGNTEIVTNENGFLLNESPTPLEIANAICTFLDNPSITMQKKEISRQNWNEKYNSEKNFQCFVQDLVELLNNRKKGIM from the coding sequence ATGAACGATCCAAACTTCAAGATTCTATTCTTCACGGATTCTTACCCTTATTCATCCGCTGCTGAAGATACATTTATTGAACCTGAACTGCCGCATTTAATGACTGCCTTTTCATCGATTTCACTCATTCCCAAATCATCGGAAGGTGAAAAAAAAGATGTTTCAAACGGGATTTATGTAGATCTCTCTTTAGCCCAGTTATTAATGTCAAATTGTTTTATCGCTTACTTGGTGCATAATACACTATTATCTGTTACTTCAAAGATTTTTTATCGTGAAATTTTGAAAAAACCTAAAAAAACATTACACCCGGTATCTATTGTCAGACTTATTTTGTTTCTTGGAACCGCTATACAAACAAAAAAATGGGTTGAAAAATATATTATATCCAATAATATTGATTTTTCGAAAACAATTTTCTATACTTACTGGAATTATGGAACAACCATGGGTATATGTTTTGCAAAGGAAATATATCCCGAAATGATTGTGATATCCAGGGCGCATGCAGCAGATCTCTATGAAGAACAACATAATCCCCATTATATCCCATTTCGGCCGGAAATTTTTAAAAGTATTAACAAAGTTTTTGCTGATTCAGAGAACGGCAAAAAATATCTTTTAACCCAATATCCTGAAGGAGATTCAATAATCAGATTGTCACAAATGGGGGTTAATGTGCAGGACTTTATTACTGCTTCTTCAAATGATGGCATTTTCAGGATTGTTTCATGCTCTTATTTTGTAACATTTAAAAGAATTGATTTATTAATACTTGGTCTTTGTGAATTGGGAAAAATGAGAAAAAACCAGGTTTTCGAGTGGGTTCATATTGGGGACGGTCCATTGAGGTCTGAATTGGAGAAGGTGGCGAATGAAACACTGCCAAAAAACATCCGGCATTCATTCTTAGGTATTTTACCAAATCCTGATTTAATCGAGTATTATAAAAATAATAAAATTGATGTTTTTATTAATGTAAGTGCATCAGAAGGTACCCCCGTATCGATTATGGAAGCTCAAAGTTGCAGCATACCTGTTATCGCAACATCTGTGGGAGGAAATACTGAAATTGTTACAAATGAAAATGGATTTTTATTAAATGAGTCTCCCACCCCTCTGGAGATTGCAAATGCAATATGTACCTTTTTAGATAATCCATCGATAACAATGCAGAAAAAGGAGATAAGCAGACAGAATTGGAATGAGAAATATAATTCAGAAAAAAATTTTCAATGTTTTGTTCAGGATTTGGTAGAATTATTAAATAATCGAAAAAAAGGTATCATGTGA